A part of Capsicum annuum cultivar UCD-10X-F1 chromosome 6, UCD10Xv1.1, whole genome shotgun sequence genomic DNA contains:
- the LOC107872948 gene encoding zinc finger protein ZAT1 — translation MSMEKHKCKLCSRKFSSGKAMGGHMRSHLRALPLPPKTPPQKQDSAAGGGGCSESTISLYEDEEEEEEIRDDKCLSYVLRENPKKSSRIVDPEFMDAGSVVHEKDQSETESTMKPTKRRSKRTRLRRLFTSDHEAVDHHAKKEKKKTPEFESVSSFSDTSPEEDIAVCLMMLSKDVWKKSNSDESQLKDKKQGKYYQCEICNKVLKSSQALGSHKTIHKKNKSSSCNEENSRQVRAKNVDHDHECPFCGKIFGSGQALGGHKRSHILSSSITGSSSSKVGESLMDSSSGKFPYGFIDLNMPAPVEDEDFSIS, via the coding sequence ATGAGTATGGAGAAGCATAAATGCAAGCTCTGTTCAAGAAAATTCTCAAGTGGTAAAGCTATGGGTGGTCACATGAGGTCCCATTTGAGAGCTCTTCCACTTCCACCAAAAACTCCCCCGCAGAAACAAGATTCCGCCGCCGGTGGTGGTGGCTGTAGCGAGTCAACTATATCGCTCTATGAGGatgaagaggaagaggaggaaaTTAGGGATGACAAATGTTTGAGTTATGTGTTAAGAGAGAATCCGAAGAAGAGTTCCAGGATTGTAGATCCTGAGTTCATGGATGCTGGTTCAGTTGTACATGAAAAGGATCAAAGTGAAACTGAGTCAACAATGAAGCCAACTAAGAGGAGATCTAAGAGAACTCGATTGCGAAGACTGTTTACATCTGATCATGAAGCTGTTGATCACCATgctaaaaaggagaagaaaaaaacaCCTGAATTTGAATCTGTAAGTTCGTTTTCCGATACTTCTCCTGAAGAAGACATTGCTGTTTGTCTAATGATGCTTTCTAAAGATGTCTGGAAGAAATCAAATTCAGACGAGTCGCAATTGAAGGATAAAAAACAAGGGAAGTACTACCAATGTGAGATTTGTAACAAAGTTTTGAAGTCATCACAAGCTTTGGGAAGCCACAAAACGATTCACAAGAAGAATAAGAGTTCTTCTTGCAATGAGGAAAATTCGAGGCAAGTGAGAGCGAAGAATGTGGATCATGATCATGAATGTCCATTTTGTGGGAAGATCTTTGGGTCAGGACAAGCATTAGGTGGACACAAAAGATCACATATATTGAGTTCATCAATTACTGGTTCATCTTCATCAAAAGTTGGTGAAAGTTTGATGGATTCGAGTTCTGGTAAATTCCCATATGGGTTTATAGATCTTAACATGCCAGCTCCAGTGGAAGATGAAGATTTTAGCATTTCTT